The following proteins come from a genomic window of Ferrovibrio sp. MS7:
- a CDS encoding quinone oxidoreductase family protein, which yields MTRPQARVIRLRQPGGPEAMLLETEMLNPPGKGEVLLRQTAIGFNFIDIYQRKGYYPLPLPSGLGHEAAGVVLEVGPEVSGLKAGDRVAYMNAGLGAYADHRVVAAEKLVKLPDTVSDEQAAALIFKGLTAQYLLRKTHRVQPGDIVLVHAAAGGVGQILCRWAKALGAFVVGTAGGPEKCAIARAAGADAAVDYRQENWPEAFLAATGGKKARVVYDSVARDTFMKSLDCTAPFGLVALYGAASGPAPAIEPELLNKKGCLFLTRPSVFPHNADPAVFRENAAEVFAAIAAGHVQVSIGGRYKLEEAAKLHQDAEARATTGALLMIP from the coding sequence ATGACCCGTCCGCAAGCCCGTGTCATCCGCCTGCGCCAGCCCGGCGGGCCGGAAGCGATGCTGCTGGAAACCGAAATGCTGAACCCGCCTGGCAAGGGCGAGGTGCTGCTGCGCCAGACCGCCATCGGCTTCAACTTCATCGATATCTACCAGCGCAAGGGCTATTACCCGTTGCCGCTGCCCAGCGGCCTGGGTCATGAGGCAGCCGGTGTGGTGCTGGAAGTGGGGCCGGAGGTCAGTGGCCTCAAGGCTGGCGACCGCGTGGCCTATATGAATGCCGGCCTTGGCGCCTATGCCGACCACCGCGTGGTGGCGGCGGAAAAGCTGGTGAAGCTGCCCGATACGGTGAGCGACGAGCAGGCGGCGGCCCTGATCTTCAAGGGGCTGACGGCGCAATACCTGCTGCGCAAGACCCATCGTGTGCAGCCCGGTGATATCGTACTGGTGCATGCGGCAGCGGGCGGCGTCGGCCAGATTCTCTGCCGCTGGGCTAAGGCCCTGGGGGCGTTTGTTGTCGGCACGGCAGGCGGGCCGGAGAAATGTGCCATCGCGCGTGCCGCCGGCGCCGATGCGGCGGTCGATTATCGCCAAGAGAATTGGCCCGAGGCCTTCCTGGCCGCCACCGGCGGCAAAAAGGCACGCGTCGTCTATGACTCGGTGGCGCGCGATACCTTCATGAAATCGCTGGATTGCACGGCGCCCTTCGGTCTGGTGGCGCTTTATGGCGCGGCCTCAGGTCCGGCACCAGCCATCGAGCCGGAATTGCTGAACAAGAAGGGCTGCCTGTTCCTCACCCGGCCATCGGTATTTCCGCATAATGCCGATCCGGCGGTGTTCCGCGAGAATGCTGCCGAGGTTTTCGCCGCCATCGCCGCCGGCCATGTGCAGGTGAGCATCGGCGGTCGCTACAAGCTGGAAGAAGCAGCCAAGCTGCACCAGGATGCCGAGGCCCGTGCCACCACCGGCGCGCTGCTGATGATTCCATAA
- a CDS encoding flavin reductase family protein has protein sequence MFYETSKRNHGLPRDPFKALVAPRPIGWISTIDDQGRPNLGPYSFFNAMSSDPPVVLFGAGLNPRGENVKDSQRNAETTGEFVCNLVTYDLRDAMNKSSAHLPHGVSEFEAAGLEMEPSVLVKPPRVKASPVHLECRYLQTVEIPCNTPGGRNFVVFGQVVGVHINESVLTGGFVDIKKLRPLARLGYMDYCVVDEVFAMNRPD, from the coding sequence ATGTTCTACGAAACCAGTAAGCGTAACCACGGCCTGCCGCGCGACCCGTTCAAGGCATTGGTGGCGCCGCGCCCGATCGGCTGGATTTCCACCATCGACGACCAGGGGCGCCCGAATCTGGGGCCGTATAGTTTCTTCAACGCCATGAGCAGCGATCCGCCGGTGGTGCTGTTTGGCGCCGGCCTCAATCCGCGTGGCGAAAACGTGAAGGACAGTCAGCGCAATGCCGAGACGACGGGCGAGTTCGTCTGCAATCTGGTCACCTATGACCTGCGCGACGCGATGAACAAGAGCTCGGCGCATCTCCCCCACGGGGTGAGCGAATTCGAGGCTGCCGGGCTCGAGATGGAGCCTTCGGTGTTGGTGAAGCCGCCGCGGGTGAAGGCGTCGCCGGTGCATCTGGAATGCCGCTACCTGCAGACGGTCGAGATTCCGTGCAATACGCCGGGTGGCCGTAATTTCGTGGTTTTCGGCCAAGTGGTTGGTGTTCATATCAATGAAAGTGTCCTGACGGGCGGTTTTGTCGATATCAAGAAGCTGCGGCCGCTGGCACGGCTGGGCTACATGGATTACTGCGTCGTCGACGAGGTCTTCGCCATGAACCGGCCTGACTAA
- a CDS encoding PAS domain-containing protein translates to MDFVASLPSPLSSRSRDFLAIWNDWRRGRMLPEHRDMDLEALGSLAQTSLLLNVRGHDNISIDWVGEAVTQQLGVNLAGLNYLDLTSRENRSWRAHLTIAQVAQPCCAVIYYWLRLGQGGVLPVEIVSAPIRQDGDQNASLMLCSISFLTRRKRVPEGEAIDPDSYEEGEGMRFIDIGAGIPSMVPSQRQETRPVQ, encoded by the coding sequence ATGGATTTCGTCGCTTCCCTGCCATCGCCGCTTTCCTCCCGCAGCCGGGATTTCCTTGCCATCTGGAATGATTGGCGGCGGGGCCGCATGTTGCCGGAACATCGCGACATGGACCTGGAGGCACTCGGCTCTCTGGCCCAGACCAGCCTGCTGCTGAATGTGCGCGGCCATGACAATATTAGCATTGACTGGGTGGGAGAGGCGGTGACGCAGCAGCTCGGCGTCAATCTCGCCGGCCTCAATTATCTTGATCTCACCTCGCGCGAGAACCGTTCCTGGCGCGCCCACCTCACCATTGCCCAGGTGGCTCAGCCCTGCTGCGCCGTGATCTATTACTGGCTGCGGCTCGGCCAGGGGGGTGTGCTGCCGGTGGAGATCGTCAGTGCGCCGATCCGCCAGGACGGCGACCAGAATGCCAGCCTGATGCTGTGCAGCATCTCTTTCCTCACCCGGCGCAAGCGGGTTCCCGAGGGCGAAGCCATCGACCCGGATTCCTATGAGGAAGGCGAGGGCATGCGCTTCATCGATATCGGCGCCGGCATCCCCTCGATGGTGCCGAGCCAGCGCCAGGAAACCCGCCCGGTTCAGTAG
- a CDS encoding LacI family DNA-binding transcriptional regulator → MQNRPPARTASRQPTTVKPATLKAVAAAAGVHLSTASRALDPAKRHLIAAEVAARIEAEARRLGYRRDAAAASLRTKRSRLVGVLVPDIANPVFSPIISGVSESLNAQGYSTIVADVGSDPKRQAALVDELIARRVDGLILATVRRDDAVLRHCLETRLPVVLVNRADESGRVPAVVSDDLYGMKLAVDHLVALGHRRIGHIAGPAHLSTGHLRRQGFEAAMKAHGLKIPAGGISTAKAYEREAGESAAAALLDIKPRLSAIVAANDLLALGLLRALRARGLTCPGDLSVVGHNDMPLVDMIDPPLTTVRIGPREMGQDAAKLLLSALEGQPGDPAQRVMLRPTLIPRASTAALK, encoded by the coding sequence ATGCAGAATCGTCCGCCTGCCCGTACCGCCAGCCGCCAGCCAACCACCGTGAAGCCAGCCACATTGAAAGCCGTGGCGGCGGCAGCCGGCGTGCATCTTTCCACCGCCTCCCGCGCGCTGGACCCGGCCAAGCGGCATCTGATTGCCGCCGAAGTTGCCGCCCGCATCGAGGCCGAGGCGCGCCGGCTCGGCTATCGCCGCGATGCCGCCGCCGCCAGCCTGCGCACCAAGCGCTCGCGCCTAGTCGGCGTGCTGGTGCCCGATATCGCCAATCCGGTATTTTCACCGATCATTTCCGGCGTTTCCGAGTCGCTCAACGCCCAGGGCTACTCCACCATCGTCGCCGATGTCGGCTCCGACCCGAAACGTCAGGCGGCGCTGGTGGATGAACTGATCGCCCGCCGTGTTGATGGCCTGATCCTCGCCACCGTGCGACGCGACGATGCCGTGCTGCGTCACTGCCTTGAAACCCGCCTGCCGGTGGTGCTGGTCAACCGCGCCGACGAGTCAGGCCGCGTGCCGGCGGTGGTGAGCGACGACCTGTATGGCATGAAGCTGGCGGTGGACCATCTGGTGGCACTGGGCCATCGCCGCATTGGCCATATCGCCGGCCCGGCGCATCTTTCCACCGGGCATCTGCGGCGCCAGGGTTTCGAAGCGGCGATGAAAGCCCATGGCCTGAAAATTCCGGCCGGCGGCATCAGTACGGCCAAGGCCTATGAACGCGAGGCCGGCGAGAGCGCCGCTGCGGCCTTGCTGGACATCAAGCCCAGGCTGAGCGCCATCGTTGCCGCCAACGACCTGCTGGCACTGGGCCTGCTGCGGGCCTTGCGCGCGCGCGGCCTTACCTGCCCTGGCGACCTCTCCGTGGTCGGGCATAACGACATGCCGCTGGTCGACATGATCGACCCGCCACTGACCACAGTGCGGATCGGCCCACGCGAGATGGGCCAGGATGCGGCTAAATTGCTGCTGTCGGCATTGGAGGGTCAGCCCGGCGACCCGGCGCAACGGGTTATGCTGCGGCCCACACTGATCCCGCGCGCCTCCACCGCCGCCTTGAAATAG
- a CDS encoding dioxygenase family protein: MVIETEQDVTPAVLAAMANTPDARLREVMASLVKHLHAFAREVNLTEPEWERGIEFLIGLGKLTNDSHNEAILASDAIGFSTLVCLLNNGTVGDSETAAALLGPFWRLNAPKTESGASIVRSPTPGPALFADCRLRDNSGRPIAGAYVDVWHASPVGMYENQDAGQADMNLRGNFITDAEGRFSFRSVKPAGYPVPVSGPVGALLAAQQRHPYRPAHLHFLFHKPGYKTLITQVFVQGDPYLESDVVFGVTKPLVGDYRLRRDTPPAADVSGEWYSLEHEFVMEPGEAVLPNPPIK, encoded by the coding sequence GTGGTCATCGAGACAGAGCAGGATGTCACGCCCGCCGTTCTGGCCGCCATGGCCAATACGCCGGATGCGCGGCTGCGCGAAGTCATGGCGTCGCTGGTCAAGCATCTGCACGCCTTCGCGCGCGAGGTGAACCTCACCGAGCCGGAATGGGAACGCGGCATCGAATTCCTGATTGGCCTCGGCAAGCTCACCAACGACAGCCATAACGAAGCCATCCTGGCCTCCGATGCCATCGGCTTTTCCACGCTGGTGTGCCTGCTGAACAACGGCACGGTCGGCGACAGCGAAACCGCGGCGGCCTTGCTTGGGCCGTTCTGGCGCCTGAATGCACCCAAAACCGAATCCGGCGCCTCCATTGTACGTTCGCCAACGCCGGGGCCGGCGTTGTTCGCCGATTGCCGGCTCCGCGACAATAGCGGCCGTCCGATTGCCGGCGCCTATGTCGATGTTTGGCATGCTTCGCCGGTCGGCATGTATGAAAACCAGGATGCCGGCCAGGCAGACATGAATCTGCGCGGCAATTTCATCACCGATGCAGAAGGGCGTTTTTCCTTCCGCAGCGTGAAGCCTGCGGGCTATCCGGTGCCGGTGAGCGGCCCGGTGGGGGCATTACTGGCGGCGCAGCAGCGCCACCCTTATCGCCCGGCGCATCTGCATTTCCTGTTCCACAAGCCGGGCTACAAGACGCTGATCACTCAAGTCTTCGTGCAGGGCGATCCGTATCTCGAAAGCGATGTGGTTTTTGGCGTCACCAAGCCGCTGGTTGGTGATTACCGCCTGCGCCGCGATACACCGCCTGCCGCTGATGTCAGTGGCGAGTGGTATTCGCTTGAGCATGAATTCGTCATGGAGCCCGGCGAAGCCGTGCTGCCCAACCCACCGATTAAGTAA
- a CDS encoding SDR family NAD(P)-dependent oxidoreductase — translation MSSIHSLKDKVALIIGGTGGIGAASAKLFAEAGATVIVTHRAGAKGEAAAAELLKGLPGQGHFAQAADVIDTASLVALRDVVQARFGKLHVLVNTAGFTKPVAHGDLDALDDELIDRMFAVNWRGQFAAIRSFVPLLKASGDGVIVSISSIAGATGNGSSIAYCAVKAGIDVMTKSLARVLAPEVRVLGVAPGVVDTGFVPGRGAEFNAKTAATTPLKRVASAEDVAAAVLACCTHLTFSTGTTLVVDGGRSL, via the coding sequence ATGTCCTCGATTCACTCCCTGAAAGACAAAGTCGCACTGATCATCGGTGGCACCGGCGGCATTGGCGCCGCCTCGGCCAAGCTGTTTGCCGAAGCTGGCGCCACCGTGATCGTCACCCACCGCGCTGGCGCCAAGGGCGAAGCAGCGGCGGCTGAATTGCTGAAAGGCCTGCCTGGCCAGGGACATTTCGCGCAAGCCGCCGATGTTATCGATACCGCCAGCCTGGTAGCGCTCCGCGATGTCGTGCAGGCGCGCTTCGGCAAACTGCATGTACTGGTGAACACTGCCGGTTTCACCAAACCGGTGGCGCATGGTGACCTTGATGCGCTGGATGATGAACTGATCGACCGCATGTTCGCGGTCAACTGGCGTGGCCAGTTCGCTGCTATCCGCAGTTTTGTGCCGCTGCTCAAGGCCAGCGGTGACGGCGTGATCGTGTCTATTTCCTCGATTGCCGGCGCCACCGGCAATGGCTCCAGCATCGCCTATTGTGCGGTAAAAGCCGGTATCGACGTGATGACCAAGTCGCTGGCCCGCGTACTGGCGCCGGAAGTGCGGGTGCTCGGCGTTGCGCCGGGCGTCGTCGATACCGGTTTCGTGCCGGGGCGTGGCGCCGAATTCAATGCCAAGACGGCTGCCACCACGCCGCTGAAGCGCGTTGCCTCGGCCGAGGATGTCGCCGCTGCCGTGCTGGCTTGCTGCACCCATCTCACTTTCTCGACCGGCACCACCCTGGTGGTGGATGGCGGTCGCAGCCTATAG
- a CDS encoding 3-keto-5-aminohexanoate cleavage protein, translated as MRPTQNKVIITCAVTGNQTKPEHTPHLPITPEQIADACLGAAEAGAAIVHIHVRHPDNGRPSMELAHYRETVERIRAKNTQLILNLTTGPGGRFVPSEDDPKVAAPGTTLCHPLKRVEHIEVLRPDICTLDLNTMNSGKEVVINTPGNVRKMADVMTRAGVKPEIELFDSGDIALMNDMLADGSLSGPILCSFVLGIKYGFQPSPETILYARGLLPRDAQFTAFGVGRHAFQMAAQSYLAGGHVRVGLEDAIMLDRTTLAPSNAAMVTKARLIIENMGGQIATPEEAREIVGLPTRLSGSSFRAAG; from the coding sequence ATGCGTCCGACTCAGAACAAGGTCATCATCACCTGCGCGGTGACCGGCAACCAGACCAAGCCCGAACATACGCCGCATCTGCCGATCACACCGGAACAGATCGCCGATGCCTGCCTGGGTGCTGCGGAAGCTGGTGCGGCCATCGTGCATATCCATGTGCGCCATCCCGATAATGGCCGGCCCTCGATGGAATTGGCGCATTACCGCGAGACGGTGGAGCGTATCCGCGCCAAGAACACTCAGCTTATTCTCAACCTCACCACCGGTCCTGGCGGCCGCTTCGTGCCCTCGGAAGATGATCCCAAGGTGGCCGCGCCGGGCACCACGTTGTGCCATCCACTCAAGCGCGTCGAGCATATCGAGGTGCTGCGCCCCGATATCTGCACGCTGGACCTCAACACCATGAATTCCGGCAAGGAAGTGGTGATCAACACGCCCGGCAATGTGCGCAAGATGGCGGATGTGATGACCCGGGCCGGTGTAAAGCCGGAAATCGAACTGTTCGACTCCGGAGATATTGCGCTGATGAATGACATGCTTGCCGATGGTTCGCTGTCGGGCCCGATCCTGTGTTCCTTCGTGCTTGGCATCAAGTATGGCTTCCAGCCCAGCCCGGAAACCATCCTCTATGCCCGTGGCTTGCTGCCGCGCGATGCGCAGTTCACTGCCTTCGGTGTTGGCCGCCATGCCTTCCAGATGGCAGCGCAGAGCTACCTCGCCGGCGGCCATGTCCGTGTCGGCCTCGAGGATGCCATCATGCTCGACCGCACCACCCTGGCGCCGAGCAATGCCGCCATGGTGACCAAGGCGCGCCTGATCATCGAGAACATGGGCGGTCAGATCGCCACGCCGGAGGAAGCGCGCGAGATTGTCGGCCTGCCGACCCGTCTGAGTGGTTCCTCCTTCCGGGCGGCGGGCTGA